From the genome of Rathayibacter sp. VKM Ac-2759, one region includes:
- a CDS encoding HNH endonuclease has product MRTLVLNAGYEPLAVVSFKRALVLLMTEKATIIAADDENPVHGAAGDYVRPSVILLTRYVRIPNSRTVPVSRRGVLRRDNHRCGYCGSHANTIDHIQPKSRGGRDTWENLVACCHRCNNVKSNRTPLEMGWRLRTVPRVPRAGSWLVRGAERTQPEWDDYLVASAA; this is encoded by the coding sequence ATGCGCACTTTGGTTCTCAACGCCGGATACGAGCCGCTCGCGGTCGTGTCGTTCAAGCGGGCGCTCGTCCTGCTGATGACCGAGAAGGCGACGATCATCGCGGCCGACGACGAGAATCCGGTGCACGGGGCGGCCGGAGACTACGTGCGACCCTCCGTGATCCTGCTGACGCGCTACGTGCGCATCCCGAACTCGCGGACGGTGCCGGTCTCGCGCCGCGGGGTGCTGCGGCGCGACAACCACCGCTGCGGGTACTGCGGATCGCACGCGAACACGATCGACCACATCCAGCCCAAGTCGCGCGGCGGACGGGACACCTGGGAGAACCTCGTGGCCTGCTGCCACCGCTGCAACAACGTCAAGAGCAACCGCACGCCGCTCGAGATGGGGTGGCGGCTGCGCACGGTGCCGCGGGTGCCGCGGGCCGGCTCCTGGCTGGTGCGCGGGGCGGAGCGCACGCAGCCGGAGTGGGACGACTACCTGGTGGCCTCAGCCGCCTGA
- a CDS encoding phosphoketolase family protein yields MAASEITTAAQHVWASRDDAPLDPDTLETIDAWWRAANYLAVGQIYLLANPLLRTPLSRDDIKPRLLGHWGTTPGLNLIYAHLNRAIRERSQPTLYITGPGHGGPGMVANAYLDGTYSEIYSHIDETEDGLRRLFRQFSFPGGIPSHAAPETPGSIHEGGELGYALSHAYGAAFDNPDLLVAAVVGDGEAETGPLATSWHSNKFVNPATDGVVLPILHLNGWKIANPTILARIPQEELESLLRGYGHEPFLVEGGFDGEDPMRVHERFAAVLDTVLDRIAAIKKRAAEGDLTRPAWPMIILKTPKGWTCPAEIDGVQVEGTYRAHQVPLANARDTEAHTRLLEEWLRSYRPDELFTADGGVSDRVRSLAPEGELRMSATPHANGGLLRQTLRLPDFRKYEVVVEQPGGTIAEATKVLGEWLADVIRANPTNFRIFGPDEVASNRLQSVYAATDKQWDAELSPLDDHLARAGRVMEVLSEHQCQGWLEGYLLTGRHGLFTCYEAFIHIIDSMFNQHAKWLNGTREIEWRRPIASLNYLLSSHVWRQDHNGFSHQDPGFIDHVVNKKPEVVRVYLPFDANTLLSVYDHCLRSVDYVNVVVAGKQPAPAWLTMAEAVAHCTRGLGILEWASNERRGESPDVVVACAGDVPTLEALAAVSILREKLPDLAIRTVNVVDLMRLMSESEHPHGLSDREFDAIFTPDRPVIFAYHGYPWLIHRLTYKRTGHQNLHVRGYKENGTTTTPFDMVMLNDLDRYSLVIDVIDRTPGLGAKAAGLRQEMQDARIRARAYTREFGEDLPEVANWTWAGERSGNASDATGGDNE; encoded by the coding sequence ATGGCCGCATCCGAGATCACCACCGCCGCCCAGCACGTCTGGGCCTCCCGCGACGACGCTCCCCTCGACCCCGACACCCTCGAGACCATCGACGCCTGGTGGCGCGCCGCCAACTACCTCGCCGTCGGCCAGATCTACCTGCTCGCGAACCCCTTGCTGCGGACGCCGCTCAGCCGCGACGACATCAAGCCCCGCCTCCTCGGCCACTGGGGCACGACGCCCGGCCTGAACCTGATCTACGCGCACCTCAACCGAGCGATCCGTGAGCGCAGCCAGCCGACCCTCTACATCACCGGTCCCGGCCACGGTGGCCCGGGCATGGTCGCCAACGCCTACCTCGACGGCACCTACAGCGAGATCTACTCGCACATCGACGAGACCGAGGACGGCCTGCGCCGCCTCTTCCGCCAGTTCAGCTTCCCCGGCGGCATCCCGAGCCACGCGGCCCCCGAGACACCCGGCAGCATCCACGAGGGCGGCGAGCTCGGCTATGCGCTGAGCCACGCGTACGGAGCCGCCTTCGACAACCCCGACCTGCTCGTCGCCGCGGTCGTCGGCGACGGGGAGGCCGAGACCGGGCCGCTCGCCACCAGCTGGCACTCGAACAAGTTCGTGAACCCCGCGACCGACGGCGTGGTGCTGCCGATCCTGCATCTCAACGGCTGGAAGATCGCGAACCCGACGATCCTCGCCCGCATCCCCCAGGAGGAGCTCGAGAGCCTCCTCCGCGGCTACGGCCACGAGCCGTTCCTCGTCGAGGGCGGCTTCGACGGCGAGGACCCGATGCGCGTGCACGAGCGCTTCGCCGCCGTCCTCGACACGGTGCTCGACCGCATCGCCGCGATCAAGAAGCGCGCGGCCGAGGGCGACCTCACCCGCCCGGCCTGGCCGATGATCATCCTGAAGACCCCCAAGGGCTGGACCTGCCCCGCCGAGATCGACGGCGTCCAGGTCGAGGGCACCTACCGCGCCCACCAGGTCCCGCTGGCCAACGCCCGCGACACGGAGGCGCACACCCGCCTCCTCGAGGAGTGGCTGCGGTCGTACCGCCCCGACGAGCTCTTCACGGCCGACGGAGGCGTCTCCGACCGCGTCCGCTCGCTCGCTCCCGAGGGTGAGCTGCGGATGAGCGCCACGCCGCACGCCAACGGCGGTCTGCTGCGACAGACCCTCCGCCTTCCCGACTTCCGGAAGTACGAGGTCGTCGTCGAGCAGCCCGGCGGCACCATCGCCGAGGCCACCAAGGTCCTGGGCGAGTGGCTGGCCGACGTGATCCGCGCCAATCCCACCAACTTCCGCATCTTCGGGCCGGACGAGGTCGCGAGCAACCGCCTGCAGAGCGTCTACGCCGCCACCGACAAGCAGTGGGACGCCGAGCTCAGCCCGCTCGACGACCACCTCGCCCGCGCCGGCCGGGTGATGGAGGTGCTCTCGGAGCACCAGTGCCAGGGCTGGCTCGAGGGCTACCTGCTGACCGGCCGCCACGGGCTCTTCACCTGCTACGAGGCGTTCATCCACATCATCGACTCGATGTTCAACCAGCACGCCAAGTGGCTGAACGGCACCCGCGAGATCGAGTGGCGCCGCCCGATCGCGAGCCTCAACTACCTGCTCTCGAGCCACGTCTGGCGCCAGGACCACAACGGCTTCAGCCACCAGGACCCCGGCTTCATCGACCACGTCGTCAACAAGAAGCCCGAGGTGGTGCGCGTCTACCTGCCGTTCGACGCCAACACCCTGCTCTCGGTCTACGACCACTGCCTCCGCAGCGTCGACTACGTCAACGTCGTCGTCGCCGGCAAGCAGCCCGCCCCCGCCTGGCTCACCATGGCGGAGGCGGTCGCCCACTGCACCCGCGGTCTCGGCATCCTCGAGTGGGCCAGCAACGAGCGCCGGGGAGAGTCTCCGGACGTCGTCGTCGCCTGCGCGGGCGACGTGCCCACCCTCGAGGCCCTCGCCGCCGTGAGCATCCTCCGCGAGAAGCTCCCGGACCTGGCGATCCGCACCGTCAACGTCGTCGACCTGATGCGCCTGATGTCCGAGTCCGAGCACCCGCACGGACTCTCCGACCGCGAGTTCGACGCGATCTTCACGCCCGACCGCCCCGTGATCTTCGCCTACCACGGCTACCCGTGGCTGATCCACCGCCTCACGTACAAGAGGACGGGCCACCAGAACCTGCACGTCCGCGGCTACAAGGAGAACGGGACGACGACCACTCCGTTCGACATGGTGATGCTCAACGACCTCGACCGCTACTCGCTGGTCATCGACGTCATCGACCGCACTCCGGGGCTCGGCGCGAAGGCCGCCGGTCTCCGCCAGGAGATGCAGGACGCCCGCATCCGCGCCCGCGCCTACACCCGCGAGTTCGGCGAGGACCTCCCCGAGGTCGCCAACTGGACCTGGGCCGGCGAGCGCTCCGGCAACGCGAGCGATGCCACCGGAGGCGACAACGAGTGA
- a CDS encoding C40 family peptidase, translating to MPQNTSSGTPDRFRSTHPDRNAASFENQPPVIRARFHDEAPAARRAVPVAPARQGDVTDFVPTPLGAPRKRRGRKLGKIAIVGFAGALVATMALPAYAFSPGSEDDGLFAASKADLLRQGDAQSVDVAGSVVLAAIARDGFSAEAAPPPPEPEPVVEPVADTTDVAAARAETAEEFNSYEGASASELAASAPTTGYSLSAVFGTAMQYQGVPYVFGGADPSGFDCSGFVMYVFAQYGISMPHSSTAQGAMGTPVSLAEAQPGDLVIMDGHDGFYAGNGNILHAPYEGASVRVQPIWTSDYSIVRIPG from the coding sequence TTGCCCCAGAACACCTCATCCGGAACACCCGACCGGTTCCGATCCACCCACCCCGACCGCAACGCCGCCTCGTTCGAGAACCAGCCGCCCGTCATCAGGGCCCGGTTCCACGACGAGGCGCCCGCCGCCCGCCGTGCGGTCCCGGTCGCCCCTGCGCGCCAGGGCGATGTCACCGACTTCGTCCCGACTCCGCTCGGAGCGCCCCGCAAGCGCCGCGGCCGGAAGCTCGGCAAGATCGCGATCGTCGGCTTCGCCGGCGCGCTTGTGGCGACGATGGCCCTCCCCGCCTACGCCTTCTCGCCCGGCAGCGAGGACGACGGGCTGTTCGCCGCCTCGAAGGCCGACCTTCTGCGACAGGGTGACGCGCAGAGCGTCGACGTCGCCGGGAGCGTCGTGCTCGCCGCGATCGCCCGCGACGGCTTCTCGGCCGAGGCGGCTCCTCCGCCGCCCGAGCCGGAGCCCGTGGTCGAGCCGGTCGCGGACACGACCGACGTCGCCGCCGCCCGCGCCGAGACCGCCGAGGAGTTCAACTCCTACGAGGGCGCCTCGGCCAGCGAGCTCGCCGCATCGGCGCCGACCACCGGCTACAGCCTCTCCGCCGTCTTCGGCACGGCGATGCAGTACCAGGGCGTGCCCTACGTCTTCGGCGGCGCCGACCCGAGCGGCTTCGACTGCTCCGGCTTCGTGATGTACGTCTTCGCTCAGTACGGCATCTCGATGCCGCACTCGTCGACCGCTCAGGGTGCCATGGGCACCCCGGTCTCGCTCGCGGAGGCGCAGCCCGGCGACCTCGTCATCATGGACGGGCACGACGGCTTCTACGCCGGCAACGGCAACATCCTGCACGCGCCCTACGAGGGCGCGAGCGTCCGGGTGCAGCCGATCTGGACGTCGGACTACAGCATCGTCCGCATCCCCGGCTGA